One Primulina eburnea isolate SZY01 chromosome 4, ASM2296580v1, whole genome shotgun sequence genomic window, TGGACCTGTAAATCTGAAGATGATTTCTGTTTGACACGAGTTGTATCATACACAAAAGCTGCAACAAAATTAGTTAAGGCTGTGAAAGCATCTGAGCAACAAAAATATGTAAAGGCTGGTGGGGGGGAATTCTCAGTTTTAGTTAATGTAGTTACTCCTGATGTCCCATATGGAAACATTTTCAATGTTGAATTGCTTTACAAGATAATGCCTGGCACATCTCTATCTTTGGGAGAGGAATCTTCCCGTCTTGAAGTGTCTTGGGCTGTTAACTTTAGCCAAAAAACGATGATGAGAAGCGTGATTGAAGGAGGAGTGAAGCAAGGATTAAAAGAGAGTTTTGAACAGTTTGCAAGCGTACTGTCTCGAAAAGTTGAATTAGTTAGAGCTGCAGATATTTCTAGGGAAGATCACATTTTGGCAACTCGAGAGACAGAGCTTCAGTCTAATATGGAGTTAACTGTgaaatattttttgaatttcACGGTTATGTCCACTTTTTTCATTGTTTTGTACATCGTGATTCATGTTCTTCTCTGTGAACCAGACAAACTGAGAGGGTTAGAATTCGGTGGGCTTGACTTACCAGATAGTTTTGGAGAAATCATCACCTGTGGAATACTAATTACTCAATTGGAGAGAGTTTATGGCATGATTATACATTTTGTGGATGCTAGACTACGAAGAGGTAACCTTTTTCTATTTGGCTGCATGTGAAGATGTTGAgacatgttttaaatttttggggACTCTGTATTTGAAAAATACTGTTATTTAGTTCAGAATGCCTCTTTATGTTGAGAAGTGAacaataattaattattggatttATGCATGGAGGCCTGTGAATCTTGGGACTCGGTCACTCGTGTATGCTTGGTATCAAGGGAATTACTCTCAGTTTTTCTGAAATCTTTGTCCCTAATCCCCTTGGCTCATCATTTCTTTTTGGCTTGTATCTTTCACATAAAATGTTCtattgttgtgattagatttgtATCTTAGTCATAAAGCTTGAACTTCTTCCATGTACTTTTGTTTCAGCTATATATACACACGTGGGGACTGCGTAACCTGTTATACGATATCtgttttatttatataaagGAAAAACTTTCATCCTATATGTTCTGATATTACATTGTTCATAGGAAGTGATTCTGGAGTTAAAGCTCAAGGTGATGGATGGATTCTCACAATCACTTTGATTGAGGGAGCAAATTTAACTACTTTGAACTCTACAGAGTTATCTGATCCTTACGTCGTGTTCACTTGCAATGGTAAGACAAGAACAAGCTCCGTCAAGCTTCAAACTCTCTGTCCTCAATGGAACGGTAAAATCTCTTCACACGGCTTGTCTTATTTTTCCATGCTATCATTATTTGCTGCTATATATTTGTACGTATTTCTACAGAGATACTTGAGTTCGATCTGGTAGAAGATCCACCTTCCGTGCTCCATGTGGAAGTTTTTGATTTTGATGGTCCATTTGAGCAAGATTCTTCTCTTGGGCATGCGGAGATCAATTTTTTGAAACACACTTCTGCTGAACTGGCAGACATGTGGATTCCTTTAAATGGAAAGCTTGCTCAGTCTTCACAATCCAAGCTACACTTGAGAATATTTTTGTACAATAATAACGGGGTCGAAACGATTGCAGATTATCTAGCAAAAATGGAGAAAGAGGTTGGAAAGAAGGTACACTCGTTCCTTTCTTACATTGTCATGATGGGAAATTGGATTTTTATGTTAAAGTATAAAGTATTTTGTGGTCGCAGTTAAAACTTCGGTCGCCACACAAGAATTCAACCTTTCAGAAATTATTTGGATTGCCATCTGAAGAATTTCTTATCAATGATTTCACGTGTtccttaaaaagaaattttccATTACAGGTAGCACATTTTCTTGCAATTAGGAATCGAACTCATAGATTAGTGGTAAATTTTGAAACATCCCTCATCTTGATAAACTTTGGAatgctctttttttttttccatagaTAATGGTTCCATATTATCAGTAATAAAAAATTTCCATTCTTGTGTTTGAGGCTGCGGCTAATTTTTTGCAGGGGCGGCTATTTTGTTCTGCTCGAATAATTGGGTTTTATGCCAACTTTTTGGGTCACAAAACTAAATTTTTCTTCCTTTGGGAGGACATAGAAGATATTCAGGAGCTTTCACCGTCCTTTTCAACAGTTGGAAGCCCCTCTCTTGTAATTATTCTACACAAGGGTCGAGGTCTCGATGCAAAACACGGTGCAAAGATTTTAGATGAGGAAGGAAGGCTGACTTTCCACTTCCATTCTTTCGTTTCTTTCAACGTAGCGATCAGGTATTTTGCAGGAAATATTTTTCTAAATTTTGTCACTTAAAATAGTATATGCAACCTAATGTTTCATCAACCGTGATGAAAAAGGACaatcatggctttgtggaaaacaagaacgtcagaaagAGAACAGAAACAGGAAATTTTGGAACAACAGATGGATGAGAATGGAAAGCATTTATTTGAGGACAAGCAATCATATTTTGTCGTCGATGATTTGAAGATGTCTCTGATTTGTTCTGCCGGACTTCCTATGAATGTAAAATATTAATCAGTCAAAATTTCGGCTtcggttttatttttttatttatattgatcAACTCTGCTTGTCTAATTTTGCAGAACAAATCACTTGCGATGATGTTTGATGGAGGAGACTTGGAACATAGAGTTATGACGGAGTGCGGTTGCCTCAACTATGTGACAACAACATGGGAACCCGTGGCTCCCGAAATTCAAGAACGACAGGTTTCATACAAGTTCAGTCGCCATATCTCAACCTTTGGAGGGGACGTTGCATCTACACAACAAAAAGTGCCCCTTGAAAATGAGGGAGGATGGGCGGTGAACGAGATCATGACCCTTCGTGGTGTGCCTTTTGGTGATCATTTTCGAGTACGATCAAATTTTCCGGGAGTTGGCagattttgttgtttttttttaaagaatataGATCATCTAATAGTGATGTTCAATAAGTGAAATTTTTCTGTCATGCATGCAGGTTCATGTCAGATACCAGATCAAGAACTCTTCTTTCACGCATAATTCTTGCCAGTGTGAAATTTATACCGGTGTTGTGTGGTTGAAAAGCACCAAGTTTCAGCAGAGAATAACAAAGAATGTTACCGGGAAGTTCACCCAAAGGTTCAAGGAAATATTGCAAACGATGGAGAGAGAGGTTTTATTGGCAACTCAATAGTTGCCAATTAAGAGTTTGCATGACATTACAATGCGATTGACAAATTCAGACGAAAGCTGAAATCACAAAATCTTGCATCTGAGGTAATAAATTTGTAGTATTCTGAGCTGATCTACCGTGGTTTTAGGTATTAACATCCACCTTCAGTCGAGTTTGCGCTTTCCGGATAACTTCTATCATATTGCTGATGTTTGTGCTAGCTCTGGCAAAGTTAATATATTTCGCATTCTCATTCGCGGTTTTTAGCCATATAGAAGATACATTGATGAGTTGAAGCTCTTGTATTAAAGTCGACCAGCAAAGGTCGAAAGGCGAGTTCTTACAAGTAGGTACGAGAAGCCCTTTCTGAAGAAGACATGCAAGAAGTTGCAAGAATGAGCGGGATTAATTATTGAACATAAATTAGTATAACCTAAGAGTtactacacacacacatatatacttACAATAATGTAATCAATAGATACATAAAGTTGGATTCTTGCATCATACTGTTGCATTCATTGTATGTTCGATGCTTTTGCGATGAAATGTTATACGAAGTATACACAATGCGTGTTGTTGTATACGTAGAATAAATAATCCAGTGTTGTAAAAATTGTTTCAAGAATCAAGCTGGTCTACATGGAGAAGTTTTGATAGGAATGAGAATTATGGATTTGGTGGTTGCAAGATTTGAGGAGAAGTTCTGATAAGAATGAGAATTATGGATTTGATTGTTGGAggatttgagaaaaaaattTGAGGAAGATAAGAAATAAATAGTTGAGAATAATATAGAGTGGGAGAAGTTGATAAGTTGATTTTATAggtaaaaaattgtgtgagacggtctcacagatcatattttgtgagacagatttctTATTTTGGTCGtccatgaaaaataatttttttttgttaagagttatttttattgtgaatatcgatatggttataaagattcgtgatacaGTCTCACAAGACCTACTCAATTTTAAATTAGCGGTGATAACGAATTCAATTAAGTTGTGTTTAATTTGATTTGAAATTTACTAAATTGAGCAGTAGATTTGAAATTGAAATTAGAAAATACAAATAGATAAGgtttttaaatcatttattttaattttgaacCAAATGTATATCAtggatttgtttttttttttaatgattatgtcccatttttaaaattattaaaatattttctttaatttttatccaaacatttgaatttaaatgATATTGGATAAAATCAATCCAAGTAGAAAATTATCGGGCATTGGATAATAGTGGTGAATTTATGTTGTTTCAACTCTAtataatgattaaatacgaaaatgatttgaatatataatttaacGAGTATCTATCAAATTATCAATTATTAAATATCTTCGATAAGTTCATATATAATTGagagataaaaaattaatatattttaatgaacaagtctcttgtgagacggtctcacgaatttttatctgtgagacgagtcaaccctactgatattcacaataaaaagtaatactcttatcataaaaggtaatattttttcttggataactcaaataagatatctgaatcataaatatgattcgtgagactgtctcacacaactttttttttatttattttaatatacatAGTAATATAGGTTTGTTAAATACATTTCATTAAACAAACaagcaaaaaaaattattatctgataataataattttaaatacgaCCAAGTAAGGGTCGGCGACTAATGGGCTTCCTTTCCTTCGTCCGTTCGCTTTCTTTAGAAGCAAGGAAAGAGAGTCTGTATGACAAAAAATGATATATTATTAACATTATATGTATATTCCAAAACTCCTGATTTCTTCGTGTTTGATGATTGGTTTCCAATTATTTGAAAAGACTGGGTCTTCTTACTTGAATTCTGTTATGTATATTTGATATACGTACACAGGAAAAAGGAGCAGAAGGGCTTTCTTCGGCGGCGGCGATTCTGGGTTTGGCTACCCTGCTATGGATATGGAGGCTTCTACTCTGGTGATcaaggttttttttttcttttttctctctcttttttgtCAATGATTTACTGGCTTTCTGGGCTGTGTTCGTGAGTTCAGTGTTTGTGCATTCTTGTGAATGATTTGGGTTTTACGTGCGCTTCACTTGTTGTTGCATGATCATTCGCTAAAGTTAATTGCTGACTCTATCTCTCGATGCTTGGAACGAAAGGTCGCAAGATTATATTTTCAGGCTGAATACGTTTCTTTTTATTAGATTGAAGAATACTTTCTgaaaatatgttgaccaagaatttgatgaaaaaatttaattaacgaTGATGTTATTAGAATCCATATCCTTATGTAAAAAATACTGCGGGTTAAGGAaatcaagttttttttaagctgcaataaaataataagaagTTATGGGGttgaaaattaaaatatgaatgaaatttgaaaaagtAAGAACAAAATATACGCTAAAATGATATAAAAGCAACAATTAATTGAATGAATCATATTTTCATTCTCTCTTTTGTATGTgtttttcttataaatttatGGAAATtaactatttattttaatttttgagcAATTCATCACAACCTAAATGTTAACTTTCACTATGTTAACATCCAATTCCCTTTTCAATGTTACATTATCGATTTTTTTCTCCATTTACATGTGACATGCCTCTCCAATCAAGAAAGGATGGTGGAATTAATTTCATTTGAATGTGTAAACTCTCTTGTTCTTAATAACTACAAATCAGTTATTCAAAGCAAATGTTTTTCCTCATTCTGTTTTTAGTGGCTCTGAAAAATAATGTGAAATTCTGCTTTTTGTATGAGCATTGATCCACGATAAGATATTTGAATGCCTTTATCCTCTAGCAGATCTGACTAGTTTTGAGTCCTATCTAATTTTTTGTTGAGTTACCCTTGTGTGTACACATTGGAAGCTGTCAGTCTGCATTTTAGTTTGTGATAAATATTCTTTTAATATACTTTTTTGGTTTTATATATCCACTCTGTGTTCACCTTATACGATCACTGCCCTGATCACCAAACTCAACATTTTGACAGGTAAAATATGGGGATTTTCTCAGGCGTTTTAATGCAAGTGTTATGGATGATAAACTGGATCTCAGTATGGACAAACTGATAGATAAGATTCGTATCCTTTTCAACTTTGCTACTGATACTGGGCTCACACTTACTTACATTGATGAAGATGGT contains:
- the LOC140829365 gene encoding C2 and GRAM domain-containing protein At5g50170 isoform X1, which gives rise to MKLYAYLLEGRDWAVKDSYVELKVGKFKSKTRVLKDTKNPVWNEEFKFGVHDLQEELVVSVYKYNDHEPGFFNVSAGNLVGRVKIPLWSVVEEENQHLPPTWFTVHRSKNVKSVDRDCGKLLLSLSMHGGDQGSSSDPEIKSASSRFSYPSTLWPKMTHDGKSLMKSITDRVDKLFVKTEETSRTDNSSETSTTSEGEDCSEEPHCSSSFHELVELMKSKLGKQEIPETLHGGVLLDQTYMTSADDLNTILFAPDSDFRNELSELQGTVDIHEGVWTCKSEDDFCLTRVVSYTKAATKLVKAVKASEQQKYVKAGGGEFSVLVNVVTPDVPYGNIFNVELLYKIMPGTSLSLGEESSRLEVSWAVNFSQKTMMRSVIEGGVKQGLKESFEQFASVLSRKVELVRAADISREDHILATRETELQSNMELTVKYFLNFTVMSTFFIVLYIVIHVLLCEPDKLRGLEFGGLDLPDSFGEIITCGILITQLERVYGMIIHFVDARLRRGSDSGVKAQGDGWILTITLIEGANLTTLNSTELSDPYVVFTCNGKTRTSSVKLQTLCPQWNEILEFDLVEDPPSVLHVEVFDFDGPFEQDSSLGHAEINFLKHTSAELADMWIPLNGKLAQSSQSKLHLRIFLYNNNGVETIADYLAKMEKEVGKKLKLRSPHKNSTFQKLFGLPSEEFLINDFTCSLKRNFPLQGRLFCSARIIGFYANFLGHKTKFFFLWEDIEDIQELSPSFSTVGSPSLVIILHKGRGLDAKHGAKILDEEGRLTFHFHSFVSFNVAIRTIMALWKTRTSEREQKQEILEQQMDENGKHLFEDKQSYFVVDDLKMSLICSAGLPMNNKSLAMMFDGGDLEHRVMTECGCLNYVTTTWEPVAPEIQERQVSYKFSRHISTFGGDVASTQQKVPLENEGGWAVNEIMTLRGVPFGDHFRVHVRYQIKNSSFTHNSCQCEIYTGVVWLKSTKFQQRITKNVTGKFTQRFKEILQTMEREVLLATQ
- the LOC140829365 gene encoding C2 and GRAM domain-containing protein At5g50170 isoform X2 yields the protein MHGGDQGSSSDPEIKSASSRFSYPSTLWPKMTHDGKSLMKSITDRVDKLFVKTEETSRTDNSSETSTTSEGEDCSEEPHCSSSFHELVELMKSKLGKQEIPETLHGGVLLDQTYMTSADDLNTILFAPDSDFRNELSELQGTVDIHEGVWTCKSEDDFCLTRVVSYTKAATKLVKAVKASEQQKYVKAGGGEFSVLVNVVTPDVPYGNIFNVELLYKIMPGTSLSLGEESSRLEVSWAVNFSQKTMMRSVIEGGVKQGLKESFEQFASVLSRKVELVRAADISREDHILATRETELQSNMELTVKYFLNFTVMSTFFIVLYIVIHVLLCEPDKLRGLEFGGLDLPDSFGEIITCGILITQLERVYGMIIHFVDARLRRGSDSGVKAQGDGWILTITLIEGANLTTLNSTELSDPYVVFTCNGKTRTSSVKLQTLCPQWNEILEFDLVEDPPSVLHVEVFDFDGPFEQDSSLGHAEINFLKHTSAELADMWIPLNGKLAQSSQSKLHLRIFLYNNNGVETIADYLAKMEKEVGKKLKLRSPHKNSTFQKLFGLPSEEFLINDFTCSLKRNFPLQGRLFCSARIIGFYANFLGHKTKFFFLWEDIEDIQELSPSFSTVGSPSLVIILHKGRGLDAKHGAKILDEEGRLTFHFHSFVSFNVAIRTIMALWKTRTSEREQKQEILEQQMDENGKHLFEDKQSYFVVDDLKMSLICSAGLPMNNKSLAMMFDGGDLEHRVMTECGCLNYVTTTWEPVAPEIQERQVSYKFSRHISTFGGDVASTQQKVPLENEGGWAVNEIMTLRGVPFGDHFRVHVRYQIKNSSFTHNSCQCEIYTGVVWLKSTKFQQRITKNVTGKFTQRFKEILQTMEREVLLATQ